One region of Eurosta solidaginis isolate ZX-2024a chromosome X, ASM4086904v1, whole genome shotgun sequence genomic DNA includes:
- the LOC137234762 gene encoding uncharacterized protein, translated as MGTRYREKLSVEDICAVLEEFNNNEEDEVKAIYIEAPDAGALSGEDSSDEDGGSLENLPHTQLVEESEVVIRKKTDVEENPDFNIDTEILDYLNHSLSDLEVNLLEESFSSEKAPEKPSTSLSAQKPIIVVARQLQRNHIVRRREPSHPFHGSTITPNIEFQFFLTVITVTAPT; from the exons ATGGGAACACGCTATCG GGAAAAACTATCTGTCGAGGATATTTGCGCCGTTTTGGAGGAATTCAATAACAATGAAGAAGATGAAGTGAAAGCTATTTATATCGAGGCACCTGATGCGGGCGCTCTTTCAGGTGAAGATTCAAGTGATGAAGACGGGGGAAGTTTAGAAAACTTGCCGCATACACAGCTTGTAGAGGAGAGTGAAGTAGTAATAAGAAAAAAGACCGACGTCGAAGAGAACCCCGACTTCAATATAGATACTGAAATTTTAGACTACTTGAATCATTCCCTGTCGGATTTAGAAGTAAACCTTTTGGAAGAATCATTTTCTTCTGAGAAAGCACCCGAAAAGCCGAGTACATCGCTGTCAGCTCAAAAGCCAATAATCGTCGTCGCAAGGCAGCTTCAACGCAACCACATAGTAAGGCGAAGAGAACCAAGCCATCCTTTTCATGGGTCGACGATAACACCCAACATAGAGTTCCAATTTTTCCTAACGGTAATTACAGTGACTGCACCAACTTAG